GTGAAAGGTGGCCAAACTTACGGCGCCACCGATGAGTTCGGCTTCAAAGCAGTTGAGAAGCCGGTGCACGTGCACGACCTGCACGCGACCATGCTCAAGCTGATGGGCTTCGATCACGAGAAACTCACCTATCGCTATGCCGGCCGCGACTTCCGCCTGACCGACGTGCATGGCAAGGTGATTAGCGATCTAATCGCGTAGTTCACTTACTAGCTAATGTCTGTAGTAGCGAGCACGAAGGCCGGAGAATTGTCTCCAATGCCCCGAGTAGTTTATGACTCCCACTACAACATCGGATGCTGGGGATCGGATCGACTACATCCGTTCGACACGCGAAAGTACGCGCGTTCCTGGCAGGAATTACAACGGACTCTCGGCCCGCAGCTCGCACAGTGTCACCAGCAGGTTGATCGGCCTGTTACTGATGAAGAATTGCTGCTGATTCATTCGCCCGAATACATGGCTCGCCTTCGCTCGTCGGCTGCCATCGCTGCAGTGACAGAAGTTCCGCTTCTTAAGCGATTGCCCACCTGGCTACTCCGGTGGGCGTTGCTGACGCCAATGCGGTGGGCTGCGCGCGGAACGGTGCTTGCTTGTCGCGCGGCGATCGCGAGCGGAATCGCGGTCAATCTAGGAGGCGGATTTCATCACGCGAAATATGATCGCGGCGAGGGATTCTGCTTTTTCTCCGATATCGCCTTGGCAATTCACCAACTGCGAACCGAGCAACGAATCATGGCAGGCGATCGAATTGCATACATTGATCTCGATGCTCACCAGGGAAATGGTGTCTGCCATTTTTTTGAGAACGACGGAGATGTCTTTATTTTTGATTTGTACAACGCAGACATTTATCCGAGCTATGAGTTGCGATCGCGGCAGCGGATCGATTGCGATTTACCGGTTCACTCGGGATGTACTGGCGACGAATACCTTCGCTTAGTGCGCAGTCACCTCCCTCCGTTTCTTGATTCCATCTCGCGCAACGGAAAGGTTGTTCTGGGGATCTATAATGCCGGCACCGATGTCAGCGAGCGTGACGCCTTAGGGCGACTATCGCTCACTGATGCCGACGTCTTCGAACGAGACCATTTTACTCTTGCTCAATTCCGTCAGAGAAACATTCCTGTCGCGATGCTCACCAGCGGCGGATACACAGCGCACAGCTATCAACTTATTGCCAATACAATCGGAGAGATATTGCGCGATGGATGAGCAACGGGCGAGACGAGGTTGGTGCCTGATGCTGCCGGTTTACTGATGTCAGTTTCGTGCCACCGGCACAATGCCGTCCCAGTTATCGGGCGGGGTGCGATTGTGCTGGGCGATGAAGACGGTGAGAAAGTCTTTCGCCAGATCATCGGGCGGAACCTGGTGCAGCAGTTGAAGTGCCCGCGGCCAGTCGCGCGCGTTGAGCGCTTGTCCCGCTGCTTCGAACGAGGCGATGTGTTCGTCACTCAGCTGGGGCCAGGCCAGAAACGGCGGCAGCAATTCGCTGACAACCAACGGTGTATCGAGCCCAGCTGGCCGCACCTTGGCAAGCGTGCGAATACGGGCCTCATCGGCGGGGATCAAGCGGCGAGCTTCGGCGGCAGTAACTTCGTCGAGCAAAATCGGGACGCGAACCGCCTTGGTCATTTCTTCGAGTCGCGAGGCGAGATTCACGACAGGCCCGAAGACGGTAACCTTCACCTGGTCGACCGTGCCGATCTTACCGGCCACCGCGCGACCCGTGGCAATGCCAATGCCGACGCGAAAATTCGCCAGAGGATGATCGGCTCCCTGGGCAGCGGCCGCAGCGAATTCGGCACGAATGCCGAGCGCTGCCTGACAGGCCCGCGTCACTGCATTCGCCTGGGCCAG
Above is a window of Anatilimnocola aggregata DNA encoding:
- a CDS encoding histone deacetylase family protein, encoding MPRVVYDSHYNIGCWGSDRLHPFDTRKYARSWQELQRTLGPQLAQCHQQVDRPVTDEELLLIHSPEYMARLRSSAAIAAVTEVPLLKRLPTWLLRWALLTPMRWAARGTVLACRAAIASGIAVNLGGGFHHAKYDRGEGFCFFSDIALAIHQLRTEQRIMAGDRIAYIDLDAHQGNGVCHFFENDGDVFIFDLYNADIYPSYELRSRQRIDCDLPVHSGCTGDEYLRLVRSHLPPFLDSISRNGKVVLGIYNAGTDVSERDALGRLSLTDADVFERDHFTLAQFRQRNIPVAMLTSGGYTAHSYQLIANTIGEILRDG